In Pyrus communis chromosome 1, drPyrComm1.1, whole genome shotgun sequence, the following are encoded in one genomic region:
- the LOC137734258 gene encoding gibberellin 3-beta-dioxygenase 3-like produces the protein MNSSISESFKTNPINLSHIIPLDFKSVHALPDSHIWTHTKEVEVPISKSICNMKSNPTSYNTPSLVCVPVIDLFDSNAASLVRRACEKWGVFQVTNHGIPMHLMKEAEFQTRRLFALPRDQKLRALRSPEGVTGYGLARISKNFPKLMWSEGFTIMGSPAEHARQLWPRHHANFCGAMEEYQKEMKGLALKLIGLMLGSLGLNYEDVKWLKPKNRSRPRALLQLNSYPVCPDPTRAMGLAPHTDSSLLTLLNQSSISGLQVLVDGIWWVPVHPIPGALVANVGDLMHILSNGQFKSAVHRAVVNEVHHRISMAYFYGPPTDVKISPLIDHNHPLYQPVTWKEYLEYKATHFDKALEVIRTDAQKLYQHTSDDFSFGQWPNCTY, from the exons ATGAACTCATCAATTTCAGAATCCTTCAAAACAAACCCTATCAACCTCTCCCACATTATCCCACTCGATTTCAAATCCGTTCATGCCCTACCCGATTCCCACATCTGGACTCATACGaaggaagttgaggttccaATCTCAAAATCAATCTGCAATATGAAGAGCAATCCAACTTCTTATAATACTCCATCTTTGGTCTGCGTACCCGTCATTGACCTATTCGACTCGAACGCCGCCTCTCTCGTACGCCGTGCATGCGAGAAATGGGGTGTCTTCCAAGTCACCAACCACGGCATTCCCATGCACCTCATGAAAGAAGCTGAGTTCCAAACCCGTCGCCTATTCGCTCTCCCGAGAGACCAAAAGCTCCGGGCCCTCCGATCACCCGAGGGAGTAACCGGGTACGGGTTGGCCCGCATTTCGAAGAACTTCCCGAAGCTGATGTGGTCAGAGGGTTTCACCATCATGGGGTCTCCGGCGGAACATGCTCGTCAACTTTGGCCACGTCACCATGCCAACTTCTG CGGTGCAATGGAAGAGTACCAAAAGGAGATGAAGGGCCTTGCCCTAAAATTAATTGGGCTCATGCTTGGATCATTGGGCCTGAACTATGAAGATGTGAAGTGGCTTAAGCCCAAAAATAGAAGCAGGCCACGGGCCTTGCTTCAACTGAACTCCTACCCGGTCTGCCCAGACCCGACCCGGGCAATGGGTCTCGCCCCTCACACGGACTCCTCACTGCTCACTCTGTTAAACCAAAGCAGCATAAGCGGCCTCCAGGTCCTTGTGGACGGGATCTGGTGGGTGCCGGTGCACCCGATCCCCGGTGCCCTTGTAGCCAATGTCGGTGATTTAATGCACATACTGTCGAACGGACAATTCAAGAGTGCCGTGCATCGTGCGGTTGTCAACGAAGTACACCATCGCATCTCGATGGCATACTTCTATGGCCCGCCAACGGACGTGAAGATATCGCCGTTGATTGACCACAATCATCCACTCTATCAGCCGGTAACATGGAAGGAGTACCTTGAGTACAAAGCAACGCATTTCGACAAGGCGCTTGAAGTAATCCGGACAGATGCCCAGAAGCTGTACCAGCATACATCTGATGATTTTTCCTTCGGCCAATGGCCCAATTGTACATATTGA
- the LOC137738825 gene encoding ABC transporter G family member 32-like, with product MWNSAENVFARSASFREVGEDEEELRWAALERLPTYARARRGIFRNVAGDTMEIDVGELEAKEQKLLLDRLISSADDDPKQFFNRMRRRFDAVKLDFPKIEVRFQNVKVETFVHVGSRALPTIPNFVLNMTEALFRQLRIYRGQRSKLTILDNVSGIIRPSRLTLLLGAPSSGKTTLLLALAGRLGAGLQTSGNVTYNGHRLKEFVPQRTSAYVSQQDWHAAEMTVRETLEFAGRCQGVGFKYDMLLELARREKRDGIKPDEDLDIFMKSLALGGKETNLVVEYIMKILGLDICADTLVGDEMLKGISGGQKKRLTTGELLVGPARVLFMDDISTGLDSSTTYQIIKYLRHSTRALDATTVISLLQPAPETYELFDDVILLCEGQIVYQGPRETALDFFSYMGFRCPQRKNVADFLQEVISEKDQEQYWSNPDLQYRYVSPAKFVDAYRLFQAGKTLSEELEVPFDKRYNHPAALATFLYGMKRCELLKTSFNWQLLLMKRNAFIYAFKFIQLLLVAMITMSVFFRSTLHHNTIDDGGLYLGALYFSMVIILFNGFMEVSMLVAKLPVLYKHRDLHFYPSWVYTIPSWVLSVPNSFIESGLWVAITYYVIGFDPSITRFCGQFLIFFLLHQMSIALFRLIGSLGRNMIVANTFGSFAMLVVMGLGGYVISRDRVPKWWIWGFWVSPLMYAQNAASVNEFLGHKWDKRVGNETIPLGEALLKARSLFPQSYWYWIGAGALLGYAVLFNVLFTFFLAYLNPLGKRQAVVTKDELQDRERRRKGETVVIELREYLQHSESLNGKYFKQRGMVLPFQQLSMSFSNINYYVDVPLELKQQGIQEEKLQLLSNVTGAFRPGVLTALVGVSGAGKTTLMDVLAGRKTGGMIEGSIHISGYPKRQETFARISGYCEQSDIHSPCLTVLESLLFSVWLRLPSDVDLETQRAFVEEVMELVELTPLSGALVGLPGVDGLSTEQRKRLTIAVELVANPSIVFMDEPTSGLDARSAAIVMRTVRNIVNTGRTIVCTIHQPSIDIFESFDELLFLKRGGELIYAGPLGSRSCELIKYFEAVEGVEKIRPGYNPATWMLDVTSTVEESRLGVDFAEVYRRSNLFQRNKELVENLSKPSANSKEIKFPSKYSQSFVEQFLTCLWKQNLSYWRNPQYTAVRFFYTVIISLMLGTICWKFGDKRETQQDLLNAMGSMYAAILFSGITNASAVQPVVSVERFVSYRERAAGMYSALPFAFAQIVIELPYVFAQAIIYCAIFYYTASFEWTLFKFLWYIFFMYFTMLYFTFYGMMTIAVTPNHNVAAIIAAPIYMLWNLFSGFMIPHKRIPIWWRWYYWADPIAWSLYGLFVSQYGEDDSLVKLADGIQMPVRQLLEVGFGYKHDFLGVAGIVVVGFCVFFALVFAFAIKAFNFQRR from the exons ATGTGGAACTCGGCGGAGAATGTGTTCGCGAGATCGGCGTCGTTTCGGGAGGTAGGGGAGGATGAGGAGGAGCTGCGATGGGCCGCGTTGGAGAGGCTCCCGACCTACGCTCGCGCCCGCCGCGGCATTTTCAGGAACGTCGCCGGAGACACTATGGAGATCGACGTCGGCGAGCTCGAGGCCAAGGAGCAGAAGCTCCTCCTTGACCGTCTCATTAGCTCCGCTGACGACGACCCCAAGCAATTCTTCAATCGCATGCGCCGTAGATTTGACGC AGTAAAATTGGACTTTCCGAAAATCGAGGTCCGATTTCAGAACGTGAAGGTTGAAACTTTCGTCCACGTGGGAAGCAGAGCGCTGCCGACTATTcccaattttgttttaaatatgACGGAG GCCCTTTTTAGGCAATTGCGAATATACAGGGGGCAGAGAAGCAAATTAACGATTTTAGACAACGTTAGCGGGATAATAAGACCTTCAAG GTTGACGTTACTATTGGGTGCACCAAGCTCCGGAAAGACTACGCTACTATTGGCTCTTGCCGGACGCCTGGGAGCAGGTTTGCAG ACGTCAGGGAACGTCACGTATAATGGACATCGCTTAAAGGAGTTTGTTCCTCAGCGGACATCTGCTTATGTCAGCCAACAGGATTGGCACGCAGCAGAGATGACTGTAAGGGAAACTCTTGAGTTTGCAGGACGATGTCAAGGTGTTGGATTCAAATATG ATATGTTATTAGAGCTTGCAAGAAGGGAAAAGAGAGATGGGATTAAACCCGATGAAGATCTTGATATATTTATGAAG TCATTAGCTCTTGGGGGGAAGGAGACAAACCTTGTGGTGGAGTACATCATGAAG ATTTTAGGGTTGGACATATGTGCTGATACCTTGGTAGGAGATGAAATGCTCAAGGGAATCTCAGGGGGTCAAAAGAAGCGGCTTACTACAG GTGAATTATTAGTAGGTCCGGCAAGAGTTCTGTTCATGGATGATATTTCGACTGGTCTTGATAGTTCAACTACTTATCAAATCATCAAATATCTAAGGCATTCAACTCGGGCACTAGATGCAACCACTGTCATATCTTTGCTTCAACCTGCTCCAGAGACCTACGAGTTGTTTGATGATGTTATACTTTTGTGTGAGGGCCAAATTGTGTACCAGGGACCCCGCGAAACAgctcttgattttttttcatatatggGATTTAGATGTCCACAGAGAAAGAATGTGGCAGACTTCTTGCAAGAA GTTATATCAGAGAAGGACCAAGAGCAGTACTGGTCCAATCCTGATCTCCAGTACCGCTATGTTTCACCGGCAAAGTTTGTTGACGCTTATCGTTTATTTCAAGCTGGGAAGACTTTGTCTGAAGAACTAGAAGTTCCTTTTGATAAACGCTATAACCATCCAGCAGCTTTAGCAACGTTTCTCTATGGCATGAAGAGGTGTGAGCTTCTCAAAACAAGCTTTAACTGGCAACTTCTACTCATGAAGCGAAATGCATTTATCTATGCTTTCAAGTTCATTCAG CTTCTTTTGGTTGCTATGATCACAATGAGTGTTTTTTTCCGGTCAACATTACACCACAATACAATTGATGATGGAGGCCTATATCTCGGCGCTCTATACTTTTCCATGgttattattcttttcaatgGCTTCATGGAGGTGTCAATGTTGGTGGCCAAGCTTCCGGTACTTTACAAGCATAGGGACTTGCACTTCTACCCTAGCTGGGTCTATACCATTCCGTCCTGGGTCTTAAGTGTTCCAAATTCATTCATAGAGTCTGGCTTGTGGGTGGCAATCACATACTATGTCATTGGATTTGATCCTTCAATTACTAG ATTCTGTGGGCAGTTCTTGATATTTTTCTTGCTACACCAGATGTCAATAGCTCTCTTCCGTCTTATTGGATCCTTGGGTCGAAATATGATAGTCGCTAACACTTTTGGATCTTTTGCTATGTTAGTTGTTATGGGTCTTGGAGGATACGTCATCTCAAGAG ATCGTGTACCAAAGTGGTGGATATGGGGTTTCTGggtgtctcccttgatgtatgcTCAAAATGCAGCTTCCGTAAATGAATTTCTTGGACATAAATGGGATAAG AGAGTTGGAAACGAGACCATTCCATTAGGTGAGGCATTGCTAAAAGCACGCAGTTTGTTTCCACAGAGCTACTGGTATTGGATTGGTGCTGGTGCTTTGCTTGGATATGCAGTTCTATTCAACGTCCTCTTCACATTCTTCCTAGCTTACCTTAATC CCTTGGGGAAACGACAAGCCGTAGTCACTAAGGACGAGCTTCAAGACagagaaaggagaagaaaaggagaaactgTTGTTATTGAGCTGAGAGAGTACTTGCAGCATTCAGAGTCATTAAATG GAAAATATTTTAAGCAGAGAGGAATGGTGCTCCCATTTCAACAACTTTCCATGTCTTTCAGCAATATCAATTACTATGTCGATGTCCCTCTG GAATTGAAGCAGCAGGGCATTCAAGAAGAGAAATTGCAGTTGTTGAGTAATGTCACTGGCGCATTTAGGCCTGGGGTGCTTACAGCATTGGTTGGAGTAAGTGGTGCTGGGAAAACCACCCTCATGGACGTATTAGCTGGTCGAAAAACCGGTGGGATGATTGAAGGGAGCATTCATATATCTGGTTACCCAAAAAGACAAGAAACTTTTGCGAGAATTTCTGGTTACTGTGAGCAGTCCGATATTCATTCCCCCTGCTTGACTGTTCTGGAATCACTTCTCTTCTCTGTTTGGCTTCGATTACCATCAGATGTTGACTTGGAGACACAGAGG GCGTTTGTAGAAGAGGTGATGGAACTGGTGGAGCTCACTCCATTAAGTGGGGCATTGGTTGGTCTACCGGGGGTAGATGGTTTGTCGACAGAACAGCGAAAAAGGCTAACGATAGCCGTTGAGCTGGTCGCCAACCCCTCTATAGTGTTCATGGATGAACCCACATCAGGGTTGGATGCACGGTCTGCAGCTATTGTGATGAGGACTGTGAGGAATATAGTCAATACTGGACGCACTATAGTGTGCACAATCCACCAGCCTAGCATAGACATCTTTGAATCCTTTGATgaa CTTCTATTTTTGAAGCGTGGAGGAGAGCTCATATATGCTGGTCCACTTGGTTCCAGGTCTTGTGAACTCATTAAATACTTTGAG GCAGTCGAAGGAGTAGAAAAGATCAGGCCTGGATATAATCCAGCCACATGGATGCTTGATGTTACTTCTACAGTTGAAGAAAGTCGTCTCGGGGTGGATTTTGCAGAAGTTTACCGAAGATCTAACTTGTTTCA ACGTAATAAAGAGTTGGTTGAAAACCTAAGCAAACCAAGCGccaattcgaaagaaataaagTTTCCAAGCAAGTACTCTCAGTCATTTGTCGAACAATTTCTCACTTGTCTTTGGAAGCAAAATCTGTCTTACTGGCGAAACCCTCAGTACACTGCAGTTCGCTTTTTTTATACAGTCATCATCTCGTTGATGTTGGGAACAATTTGTTGGAAATTCGGAGATAAGAG GGAGACCCAGCAGGATCTGTTAAACGCTATGGGGTCCATGTATGCAGCAATCCTATTTAGCGGAATCACCAATGCCAGTGCTGTTCAACCTGTTGTTTCTGTGGAACGATTTGTTTCATATCGAGAGAGAGCTGCTGGGATGTACTCGGCCTTACCATTTGCATTTGCTCAG ATCGTAATAGAGCTCCCTTACGTGTTTGCACAAGCGATTATCTACTGCGCAATTTTTTACTACACGGCCTCATTTGAGTGGACTCTTTTCAAGTTTCTTTGGTACATATTCTTTATGTACTTCACAATGCTATACTTCACCTTCTATGGAATGATGACAATCGCTGTCACGCCAAATCATAATGTCGCTGCTATAATTGCTGCTCCGATTTATATGCTGTGGAACCTCTTCAGCGGCTTTATGATTCCTCACAAG AGAATTCCAATCTGGTGGAGATGGTATTACTGGGCAGACCCTATCGCCTGGAGTCTGTACGGCCTCTTTGTTTCACAGTACGGCGAGGATGACAGTCTTGTGAAGCTAGCTGATGGAATCCAAATGCCTGTAAGGCAGTTGCTCGAAGTAGGGTTTGGTTACAAGCATGATTTTCTGGGTGTAGCCGGCATTGTGGTGGTCGGTTTCTGCGTGTTTTTCGCCTTAGTTTTTGCCTTTGCAATAAAAGCATTCAACTTCCAGAGGAGATGA